The sequence below is a genomic window from Macaca fascicularis isolate 582-1 chromosome 3, T2T-MFA8v1.1.
ACTTCTACCATATTTGCTTCTACCATCCAGGGGCCCTGGTAatctggccaggctgctctcaggaAACCCAACCTCAGAAGGCCTGGGCAACTGGTCCTCTTTCTGGAACTTGGATCTAAGGTTCTACAGTAGAAGGGAAGTAGTGGCCCATGGGAAGGGCAAGGCAGCAAGTCTGAGAGTGTGGATGCAACTCAGCTTTTCCCCACTCTCATGTGCATGAAAAAGGTAAGGCCTTCATGACTTTCTATAAGAGGGTTGGAGGAGTGGCTCCCAGAGAGCCATTTCTGTGGAAAGGCAAGAGGCTCTGGGGCCAGATGGAAGAAGTGGGCAGCCTGGGTGTGAGGGGTGCTTCCATCCAGGAGCAGTCAGGCCGAGAGAGGAGAGCCAACAGAGGCACATGGCTCCTCCTGCGTTGGGGTGCCAGGCCTCTCTGCTCTTCTTAGAACACCTCCCATTTTCAGAACTCTATCCTAGACCTTGAAGTCAGGTCCTGAAAAGGAAACatacccaaaataaaagttgaacacAAACTTAAAAGAATGCAAGCAAAACCATAGAGCTGAGAAAGAGAGGTTTTAAtaggacattttaataatagctacaTTTACTGAGCTCTTACTTAATGTACTAGACCCTGCACTAAGAGTCTTACTTGTTTGGattatctcttttaattaatATCGTCCCATTGTACTGACTCCACATTCCCTATCCATTCCTTAACTATCTCAGGCACACAGAAACTTGCCTTTGAGACATTCTCACAGTGTGTGTCCATTAGTTCTCTGCAGTGCAAGAGAAGAAACTTGCATGAAGATGAGAGagcaggagaaacagaaaaaaagagagtgaggagCTCCAGCTTAGGCATGTGGGTGCCCACCTGCAGCAAGTCTACTTCTCATGACTTGTCAGGTGCTCTCCAGCCCTGTCAAGGGCTCACTCTTTCACCTACAGGCTGCTGGGTCTCTAAGGAAGATCTTTTTGGTCACATCCTCAATGACCTCCTTGACCTTTTCATTCCGGAAGGTAAAGATGAAGGGGTTGAGGAAAGAAGTCACCACTGCAGTCACCAGGGCCACCACCTTGTTGAGATGTGTGGAGTGGCCCTTGCCTGGCCTCATGTAGATGAAGATGGCACTGCCATAGCCCAGCACCACCACTGTGAGGTTAGAGGCACAGGTGGAGAAGGCCTTCTGGCGCCCAGAGGAGGAGGGGATGTACAGCACTGCAGCCACAATGAGGACGTAGGAGAGGATGATGAGCAGCATGGTGGTCAGCACAAAGAGCAGGGACAGGAAGAGAACCATGCACTCAATATGGTGGGTGTCAGAGCAGGCAAGCTTGAGCAGCGGGGCAGAGTCACAGAAGTAGTTGTTGATGATGTTAGGGCCACAGAACCAGAGCTGTATTTTCTGCATTGTGGGAGAGACAATGGAGAGGAAACCAACCACCCAACAGGCCACCACCAGCTTCACACACACTGAACCATTCATGATGGTTGGGTAGTGCAGGGGGCGGCAGATGGCCACGTAGTGATCAAAGACCATGACCGTGAGGATCAAGAAGTTggcagagcccagggagaagTAAAAGAAAGACTGGATTAGGCATTCAGCCAGAGACATCGTCTTGTGAGTGGATAGCAGGTCTGCCAGCATCCTAGGTACCACAGTGGAGGTGACCAGCATCTCCATGAGGGACAAGTCGCAGAGGAAGAAGTACATGGGTAAGTGAAGGTGGGAGTCAAGGCAAGTGAGGCTGATGATGGCCAGGTTGCCCAGCAGCGTCAGCACATATATCAACAGGATCAGAGCAAACAGCAGGACCTGGAACTCATGGAGATGAGAAAATCCCAGGAGCACAAACTCCCTGACAATGCTATAGTTACCCACTGCACTTGATGCCCATTCTATGTGACACCTGTGAGGGGTTGAGAAATGTTAGCAGGAGATTGCCATCAACCTCTTTCTCAATCAGGTCCCCATAGTGCTGGCCTGGCTCCCCAAGCACACCAGCCTGTGTGCACAGTGGACCCCAGAACACCCATTCCCAAAAGCCAGGATGAGCAGATTTATGACTTGGCCACCTCTACATTATCGCCACTCTTAAGCTCTTCCTCTTCTGTCTTCTACTCATTGATTATATTGTAAAACACAATAAGCTC
It includes:
- the LOC102120352 gene encoding olfactory receptor 6V1-like is translated as MYFFLCDLSLMEMLVTSTVVPRMLADLLSTHKTMSLAECLIQSFFYFSLGSANFLILTVMVFDHYVAICRPLHYPTIMNGSVCVKLVVACWVVGFLSIVSPTMQKIQLWFCGPNIINNYFCDSAPLLKLACSDTHHIECMVLFLSLLFVLTTMLLIILSYVLIVAAVLYIPSSSGRQKAFSTCASNLTVVVLGYGSAIFIYMRPGKGHSTHLNKVVALVTAVVTSFLNPFIFTFRNEKVKEVIEDVTKKIFLRDPAACR